A single genomic interval of Armatimonadota bacterium harbors:
- a CDS encoding DUF4434 domain-containing protein, with protein MKPAAICAAIFSLAAAAIAKPPPPKAHPIANGTFIQDYLCRNWTDATWLAEFRYMKALGMRYMVFGAVADGKTHTCVYPTSLPGYHLVEPNTDPLGACLRNAEKAGIRVFVGLNFHGDWWARGSYDSAWLNSQMEEGNRIADELYNRYHARYPRAFYGWYWVWEVDNISAQSPSKAATLSGALDVSVRHLKSLNPGMPVMLCPFMNYRLGTPALYRGFWERVFASCALGRGDIFAPQDCVGAGGLTLDNFAQWFAALRKAVDTKPGLVFWSDTETFYQDDWTSATLNRFVRQLKGVQPYVEGSITFAWSHYYSPNNVDAGWQKTYAGYVRTGKLESVPPSTPRHLRAARQANGTVRVTWEASTDNVGICGYYVFRNGVRVSRQQGSKGLTNRKGPQTTYIDRPTAQPPRASYEVQAYDFAGNVSRRVGPVSPVVVPATVKSN; from the coding sequence ATGAAACCGGCGGCCATTTGCGCGGCCATTTTCTCCCTGGCGGCGGCCGCCATCGCAAAGCCGCCGCCTCCGAAGGCGCATCCGATCGCGAACGGGACCTTCATACAGGACTACCTCTGCCGCAACTGGACGGACGCTACCTGGCTGGCCGAGTTCCGGTACATGAAGGCGCTTGGGATGCGCTACATGGTGTTCGGAGCGGTCGCGGATGGCAAGACGCACACATGCGTGTACCCTACGTCGCTGCCCGGCTACCATCTCGTGGAGCCGAACACCGATCCTCTGGGCGCGTGCCTTCGCAACGCCGAGAAAGCCGGCATCCGGGTGTTCGTCGGCCTGAATTTCCACGGGGACTGGTGGGCCAGGGGTTCGTATGATTCGGCGTGGCTGAACTCCCAGATGGAAGAAGGCAACCGCATCGCCGATGAGCTGTACAACCGGTACCACGCCCGGTATCCGAGGGCCTTCTACGGCTGGTACTGGGTATGGGAAGTGGACAACATCAGCGCGCAATCACCGTCCAAGGCGGCCACTCTGTCCGGAGCACTGGATGTAAGTGTCCGCCACCTCAAGAGCCTGAACCCGGGCATGCCGGTCATGCTCTGCCCGTTCATGAACTACCGATTGGGCACACCGGCCCTGTACCGCGGATTCTGGGAGAGGGTATTCGCGTCTTGCGCGCTCGGCAGGGGCGATATCTTCGCGCCGCAGGACTGCGTCGGCGCCGGCGGCCTCACCCTGGACAACTTCGCACAATGGTTCGCCGCGCTTCGGAAGGCCGTTGACACCAAGCCGGGCCTGGTCTTCTGGTCCGACACCGAAACGTTCTATCAGGACGACTGGACCTCCGCCACCCTCAATCGTTTCGTCCGGCAGCTCAAGGGCGTGCAACCTTACGTCGAAGGCAGCATCACGTTCGCCTGGAGCCACTACTACAGCCCCAACAACGTGGACGCGGGCTGGCAGAAGACATATGCCGGCTACGTGCGCACGGGCAAACTGGAATCCGTGCCGCCCTCCACACCGCGGCATCTGCGGGCGGCCAGGCAGGCGAACGGCACGGTCCGCGTGACCTGGGAGGCTTCGACCGACAACGTCGGCATCTGCGGATATTACGTGTTCCGCAATGGCGTCCGCGTAAGCCGGCAACAGGGCTCCAAAGGCCTTACCAACCGAAAGGGCCCGCAGACAACGTACATCGACCGCCCGACGGCGCAACCGCCCCGCGCCTCGTACGAGGTCCAGGCCTATGATTTCGCCGGAAACGTTTCGCGCAGAGTGGGACCGGTATCGCCGGTCGTTGTCCCGGCGACCGTTAAGTCGAATTAA
- the ispE gene encoding 4-(cytidine 5'-diphospho)-2-C-methyl-D-erythritol kinase translates to MTVTALAPAKINLTLEILGSRADGYHELRSVMQAISLHDTLTLEDAPGEGIIVSGGSPDAPPDESNLVYRAATALAGAAGVEQGARIALRKRIPVGAGLGGGSSDAATALLALNKLWCLDWPAVRLAEIGATLGSDVPFFLTGGTALAEGRGETLTELLPPAQVWLVVVWPGVKLPTPRVYRRYDESAAGVTRALDRSRQMVSALLANSAEGLGACLQNDLEAAAFGLAAPVQAAKERLVEAGAVAASMSGSGSSVYGLARDERHAGEIAERIRPAGYWTSVCHTVPLPYEGES, encoded by the coding sequence ATGACGGTCACCGCTCTCGCCCCCGCGAAGATCAACCTGACGCTGGAGATCCTCGGAAGCCGCGCAGACGGCTACCACGAACTCCGGAGCGTGATGCAAGCCATCTCCCTTCACGACACCCTCACCCTGGAAGACGCTCCGGGCGAAGGCATCATCGTGTCGGGCGGCAGTCCCGACGCGCCTCCGGACGAATCCAACCTTGTCTATCGCGCGGCGACCGCTCTCGCCGGCGCCGCCGGCGTCGAACAAGGGGCGCGCATTGCCCTTCGGAAGCGTATTCCGGTGGGCGCGGGCCTCGGCGGCGGCAGCTCCGACGCGGCAACGGCCCTCTTGGCCCTCAACAAACTGTGGTGCCTCGATTGGCCTGCGGTCCGTCTTGCGGAAATCGGCGCCACGCTGGGCTCGGATGTGCCGTTCTTTCTGACGGGTGGGACCGCGCTGGCGGAAGGGCGCGGGGAAACACTCACCGAACTGCTACCGCCCGCCCAGGTTTGGCTGGTTGTCGTCTGGCCGGGCGTGAAACTGCCAACGCCACGCGTTTACCGCCGGTACGATGAGTCGGCTGCCGGGGTGACGCGCGCGCTCGACCGTTCGCGGCAGATGGTGTCGGCTCTGTTGGCCAACTCAGCGGAAGGCCTCGGGGCGTGTCTGCAAAACGATCTCGAAGCCGCAGCGTTCGGCCTCGCCGCGCCGGTGCAGGCGGCGAAGGAACGACTGGTGGAAGCGGGGGCTGTTGCGGCGTCGATGTCCGGCAGCGGTTCATCGGTTTACGGCCTCGCCCGGGACGAGCGGCACGCCGGCGAAATCGCTGAACGGATTCGGCCTGCGGGGTATTGGACGTCGGTTTGCCATACGGTCCCGCTGCCGTACGAGGGAGAATCATGA
- a CDS encoding substrate-binding domain-containing protein, which produces MRITLVPLCVVSAVALAGCGKEQPTPGGGFSALPARKGPVVTVASLDAVKQAKAPYDIVLIVKTRNNPFFRPMIAEFEKTAREMGARPEIQAPPEEMDYEKQVALVQTEVGKGVRAICIAPADSKGIVPALVAAQKAGVLIINVDNRIDAAAARAQRLVSDGYVGADNEAGGRLAGEEMLKALNNTGKVAIIEGIRGADNAEARRRGFTSAVAGKLDVTASESAEWDTEKAYQKMQNVLAKHSDLKGVFCANDKMAVGAMKAIAEAGSKGKLTVVGYDNIPDVQSALASHEMFATIEQHPDLMGRYAARMAVGVLNGETARGGDILVPLEAIRK; this is translated from the coding sequence ATGCGAATAACACTCGTACCACTGTGCGTCGTCTCAGCGGTGGCGCTGGCCGGCTGTGGAAAGGAGCAGCCAACACCCGGCGGCGGTTTCAGCGCGCTCCCCGCCCGAAAGGGGCCCGTGGTGACGGTCGCCTCCCTGGACGCGGTCAAACAGGCAAAAGCGCCGTACGACATCGTGCTGATCGTCAAGACGCGGAACAATCCGTTCTTCCGTCCAATGATCGCGGAGTTCGAGAAGACGGCGCGCGAAATGGGCGCCAGACCCGAGATCCAGGCGCCCCCCGAGGAAATGGACTACGAAAAGCAGGTCGCCCTCGTCCAGACGGAGGTCGGCAAGGGCGTCCGCGCGATCTGTATCGCTCCGGCGGATTCCAAGGGCATCGTTCCGGCGCTGGTTGCCGCTCAGAAAGCGGGCGTGTTGATCATCAACGTGGACAACCGGATCGACGCGGCGGCGGCCCGCGCTCAGCGGCTCGTTAGCGACGGCTATGTTGGGGCGGACAACGAGGCAGGCGGCCGGCTGGCGGGCGAGGAGATGCTCAAGGCCCTCAACAACACAGGCAAGGTTGCGATTATCGAAGGCATACGCGGCGCGGACAACGCCGAGGCGCGGCGCCGGGGATTCACGTCCGCCGTGGCGGGCAAACTGGACGTCACCGCCTCCGAGAGCGCCGAATGGGATACCGAGAAGGCGTACCAGAAGATGCAGAACGTCCTGGCAAAGCACAGTGATCTCAAGGGAGTGTTCTGCGCCAACGACAAGATGGCGGTGGGCGCGATGAAGGCCATCGCCGAGGCTGGCAGCAAGGGCAAACTCACGGTGGTAGGCTACGATAACATCCCCGACGTTCAGTCCGCCCTGGCGTCCCACGAGATGTTCGCCACCATTGAACAGCATCCGGACCTGATGGGGCGCTACGCCGCGCGGATGGCCGTGGGCGTACTGAACGGGGAGACCGCCAGGGGCGGCGATATCCTCGTCCCACTGGAAGCAATCCGGAAGTAG
- a CDS encoding LptA/OstA family protein, with protein MARISGVLLALTGVAAIAGLVYLPVWLHRHDPPPPSITKRPADVTVANVPDATLVGRHNGRRIWRIHAGDIRVAADGHTTTFVGIDRGTLYRNERPAASITAARAVYNDDTATLLVTGGLTLSSHGVTAHTSRIDWREHEDRVRCPEPVVIAWKGGFVRAESVETNTKMSEITGRGVSAAAQVEAPMLRKLTQQLGMGAILATFLANSATGQSAPPKYKEVRFTHADFLRWNQANDTSVYEGNVAASQGDTSFRADKIVYRKAENTATVSGHIVVENPKNRIEGDTAEVDFNAKTAVLKGANGVKVAVLPAPTADPKSVRASIREPLLIACKSVRYYYREKRAEAAGPITVTRKNQVVTGESGTYDGANEIVTITGNVHGKDEKNQTFDAPSVKMGVKEGAEWLEAPNVKATFFVKEEEASASPPR; from the coding sequence TTGGCAAGAATCTCCGGCGTGCTGCTCGCCCTGACGGGCGTTGCGGCGATCGCCGGGCTCGTGTATCTGCCGGTCTGGCTGCATCGCCACGATCCGCCGCCGCCGTCGATCACGAAACGCCCGGCCGACGTAACCGTCGCCAACGTGCCTGATGCGACGCTTGTCGGACGCCATAATGGACGGAGGATCTGGCGTATTCACGCCGGCGACATCCGCGTCGCAGCGGACGGGCACACGACAACGTTTGTCGGAATCGATCGTGGCACACTGTACCGCAATGAGCGCCCGGCGGCAAGCATCACGGCCGCCCGCGCCGTGTACAACGACGACACGGCAACCCTCCTGGTCACCGGAGGCCTGACGCTTTCATCGCACGGCGTGACGGCGCACACGTCGCGCATCGACTGGCGGGAGCACGAAGATCGCGTACGCTGCCCGGAACCGGTTGTCATCGCCTGGAAAGGCGGATTCGTGCGAGCCGAAAGCGTTGAGACGAACACCAAAATGTCCGAGATTACCGGCCGCGGCGTGTCCGCCGCCGCGCAAGTGGAGGCGCCGATGCTGCGAAAACTGACGCAACAACTGGGGATGGGGGCGATTCTCGCCACTTTTCTCGCCAACTCCGCCACGGGCCAGTCCGCGCCTCCGAAGTACAAGGAAGTGCGCTTCACGCACGCCGACTTCCTGCGCTGGAACCAGGCGAACGACACCAGCGTGTACGAGGGCAATGTTGCCGCCTCGCAGGGTGACACGTCGTTCCGCGCGGACAAGATCGTTTACCGAAAGGCCGAGAATACCGCTACCGTCTCGGGCCATATCGTGGTCGAGAACCCGAAGAACCGCATTGAAGGTGACACCGCCGAGGTGGATTTCAACGCGAAGACAGCAGTGCTGAAAGGCGCCAACGGCGTGAAGGTAGCTGTCCTGCCGGCGCCGACGGCGGACCCCAAGAGCGTCCGAGCGAGCATCAGGGAGCCCCTGCTCATCGCATGCAAGTCGGTCAGGTATTACTACAGGGAAAAGCGCGCCGAAGCGGCCGGACCGATCACCGTTACGCGCAAGAACCAGGTCGTGACCGGCGAATCCGGGACCTACGACGGCGCCAATGAGATCGTGACCATCACGGGCAACGTTCACGGCAAGGATGAGAAGAACCAGACATTCGATGCGCCATCCGTGAAAATGGGCGTGAAGGAAGGGGCGGAATGGCTGGAGGCGCCGAACGTGAAGGCGACATTTTTCGTGAAGGAGGAGGAGGCTTCGGCTTCCCCGCCTCGTTGA
- a CDS encoding transposase, translated as MDHRGQRTDGSQATPRPRIGGKKNSAALTPCIDDLLLQCRPAFKQRRTFEHGRTLMYSILASLGRHTLSGLICTSGQQFVDWSAAYRLFENERFEPDLLFAPVRRAVLKHIPEGFPVVAAIDDTLLHKKGKRIHGAAWRRDPLGAPFGVSFTWAQRHLQTALLLPEHGWTGQARALPVDLVHAPTPKRPRRNASEEEWRRYRDAQQRTRLGEVARQRIHHLRSTLDADPGGQRRTLLLVGDGGYTNRSVYRDIPQNTVLIGRLRKDAKLYAVPDAAQGVGRRRLYGDRLLTPEMLRQEESIPWKKVKAFAAGKMHLFRVKVLSPVRWKPAGGRNLTVIAVRPISYRPRKSARLLYRDPAYLVCTEPHLSLQKILQAYVWRWDIEVAFHEEKSLLGLGEAQVRTPSAVPLVPAMVAACYGILHAAAAQAGVDVCGLPLPKWRREPAPRPSTARLVNQVRSELWGKALGVHFDGFVNKIPQMRSHLNSLPSLSHAVLYASG; from the coding sequence GTGGATCATCGAGGACAAAGGACAGATGGTTCTCAGGCGACGCCACGTCCCCGAATCGGCGGTAAAAAAAACTCCGCTGCCCTGACCCCTTGCATCGACGACCTGCTCCTTCAGTGCCGCCCCGCCTTCAAACAACGCAGAACCTTCGAACACGGACGGACCCTGATGTACAGCATACTCGCCAGCCTCGGACGCCACACGCTCTCCGGACTTATCTGCACGTCCGGCCAGCAGTTCGTCGACTGGTCAGCCGCCTACCGTTTGTTCGAGAACGAACGGTTCGAGCCGGACCTGTTATTCGCGCCTGTGCGGCGCGCGGTTCTGAAACACATTCCCGAAGGCTTCCCCGTGGTTGCGGCAATAGACGATACGCTTCTGCACAAGAAGGGAAAGCGAATACACGGCGCCGCCTGGCGGCGTGATCCCCTGGGCGCGCCGTTCGGCGTCTCCTTCACCTGGGCGCAAAGACACCTGCAGACCGCATTACTCCTGCCCGAACACGGTTGGACGGGGCAGGCACGGGCGCTCCCCGTCGATCTCGTCCACGCCCCCACGCCCAAACGGCCGCGACGAAACGCTTCCGAAGAAGAATGGCGTCGCTACAGAGATGCCCAGCAGCGAACGCGGCTGGGTGAGGTGGCACGCCAGAGGATTCACCATCTGCGATCCACCCTCGATGCCGATCCTGGCGGACAACGGCGAACGCTTCTTCTGGTCGGTGATGGGGGCTATACGAACCGTTCCGTCTATCGCGACATACCACAGAACACGGTGCTCATCGGGAGGCTTCGCAAAGACGCCAAGCTCTACGCTGTACCAGACGCGGCGCAAGGTGTCGGTCGACGCCGACTCTATGGTGATCGCCTGCTCACACCGGAGATGTTGCGCCAGGAGGAGAGTATCCCCTGGAAGAAGGTCAAGGCTTTCGCGGCGGGGAAGATGCATCTGTTCCGGGTGAAGGTGCTCAGTCCGGTCCGTTGGAAGCCGGCAGGAGGACGAAACCTGACCGTGATCGCGGTACGCCCTATCTCATACAGACCGCGCAAGAGCGCGCGGCTCCTCTACCGGGATCCTGCTTATCTGGTTTGCACAGAACCCCACCTGTCCCTCCAGAAGATCCTTCAGGCTTATGTCTGGCGATGGGACATCGAGGTGGCATTCCACGAGGAAAAGTCCCTCCTCGGACTTGGAGAGGCTCAGGTGCGCACTCCGAGTGCCGTACCACTGGTCCCGGCGATGGTGGCGGCCTGCTATGGCATACTGCACGCTGCCGCAGCCCAGGCCGGAGTCGATGTGTGCGGGTTGCCTCTGCCTAAATGGCGGCGCGAGCCAGCGCCGCGGCCTTCGACTGCTCGCCTTGTCAATCAAGTACGCTCCGAACTCTGGGGAAAGGCGCTTGGAGTTCATTTTGATGGCTTCGTGAATAAAATACCGCAAATGCGAAGCCACCTAAATTCACTACCAAGCCTTAGCCATGCAGTACTCTATGCCTCCGGATAG
- a CDS encoding nucleotidyltransferase family protein, which translates to MTGKSVPVVVLAGGMAKPEVQAAGWPALRALAPVAGRPMVAWVLDALRAANGVREIVVVGPDELSAVIGDAALLPVGEGMWDNIAAGLRHFPDERVLLSSSDVPLLTPAAVDDVIGRGMEIDADFVYPIIRKEQNEAQCPGLSRTYGTLVEGTFTGGNLILVHSTRLLASDELIRKALAARKKPLELARLINLRLVLKVMLKRARISELETQVTRVLGATARALETTYAEIGADLDSPEETPIIEGLMAKRRG; encoded by the coding sequence ATGACGGGGAAAAGTGTGCCGGTGGTTGTGCTGGCGGGAGGTATGGCCAAGCCGGAGGTGCAGGCGGCCGGGTGGCCGGCCCTTCGCGCCCTTGCGCCGGTCGCGGGGCGGCCGATGGTCGCATGGGTCCTCGATGCGCTTCGTGCGGCGAATGGTGTCCGGGAAATCGTGGTGGTAGGTCCCGATGAACTGTCGGCGGTGATCGGTGACGCCGCGTTGCTCCCGGTGGGCGAGGGGATGTGGGACAACATCGCCGCCGGACTGAGGCATTTCCCGGACGAACGTGTGCTCCTCTCCAGTTCCGATGTGCCGCTGTTGACGCCGGCTGCCGTGGATGATGTGATCGGGCGCGGGATGGAGATCGACGCCGATTTTGTGTACCCGATCATACGCAAGGAGCAGAACGAAGCGCAATGCCCCGGCCTCAGCCGGACCTACGGCACGCTCGTCGAGGGCACTTTCACCGGCGGCAACCTGATCCTCGTTCACAGCACGAGACTGCTGGCGAGCGACGAGCTCATCAGGAAGGCGTTGGCGGCGCGCAAGAAGCCCCTGGAGCTGGCGAGGCTCATCAACCTGCGCCTCGTCCTCAAGGTGATGCTGAAACGCGCGCGCATCTCCGAGCTGGAAACACAGGTCACTCGCGTTCTCGGCGCCACGGCCCGCGCACTGGAAACGACATATGCCGAGATCGGCGCGGACCTGGACAGCCCGGAAGAGACGCCGATCATTGAAGGGCTGATGGCGAAGCGGCGAGGTTAA
- a CDS encoding ABC transporter permease: MTTDTAKSAATAGRFARQGRSFAGALRPWLMLALVCAVFSVHPGFRGTFWRESYLPNILQQSARNIVLAVGMSFVIITGGIDLSVGSVLALSGAGLALAMNGPLPLWLTSVVALPIALLAAWRAYSRARTRSKQTALSATVFLVAEAGLTFVLSRGLAGGVKMEGAIAIALLIGLACGMANGLMVSVGRIPAFVMTLGMMSAARGLTLYATDSSSVPARVQRFLALGQGAPLITITLVVVIAAAVLLARTRAGRYVMSIGGSEQATRLSGVDVAAYKTMAYALSGLGAGIGAVLVTAKFGTANTGAGTGAELDAIAAVVIGGTSLSGGQGSIVGALVGALTITVIEAGLVLCGVRDTLQAVILGGVIVLTVLIDQVRKARQ, encoded by the coding sequence ATGACCACCGACACCGCTAAATCCGCCGCGACAGCCGGCCGGTTCGCTCGCCAGGGCCGATCATTCGCCGGCGCACTGCGCCCCTGGCTGATGCTGGCGCTCGTATGCGCCGTCTTTTCCGTGCACCCGGGATTCCGGGGCACGTTCTGGCGCGAGAGCTACCTGCCGAATATCCTGCAGCAATCCGCGCGAAACATCGTGCTCGCGGTCGGGATGTCGTTTGTCATCATCACCGGCGGAATCGACCTGTCGGTCGGCTCCGTGCTCGCGCTGTCCGGCGCGGGGCTTGCGCTGGCCATGAACGGTCCTTTGCCGCTCTGGCTGACCAGCGTCGTGGCGCTCCCCATCGCGCTGCTGGCCGCCTGGAGGGCTTACTCGCGCGCCAGGACCCGCAGCAAACAGACGGCGCTCAGCGCAACGGTATTTCTCGTCGCGGAGGCGGGATTGACGTTCGTGCTCTCGCGCGGGCTGGCTGGCGGGGTGAAGATGGAGGGCGCCATCGCCATCGCATTGCTCATTGGCCTCGCTTGCGGGATGGCGAACGGATTGATGGTGTCCGTAGGCAGGATACCGGCTTTCGTGATGACGCTAGGGATGATGAGCGCGGCCCGCGGCCTCACGCTATACGCGACAGACAGCAGCAGCGTGCCGGCGCGCGTCCAACGCTTCCTGGCGCTGGGCCAGGGCGCGCCGCTCATCACGATTACGTTGGTCGTCGTCATTGCCGCCGCCGTCTTGCTTGCCCGTACCAGGGCAGGACGCTATGTCATGAGCATCGGCGGGTCGGAACAGGCGACGCGGCTGTCCGGCGTTGATGTGGCGGCGTACAAGACGATGGCGTACGCGCTTTCGGGTCTGGGCGCGGGCATCGGCGCCGTCCTCGTCACAGCCAAATTCGGCACCGCGAACACGGGCGCGGGGACCGGAGCCGAACTGGACGCGATCGCGGCCGTCGTCATCGGCGGCACAAGTCTGAGCGGGGGGCAGGGCTCTATCGTCGGCGCTCTCGTCGGCGCGCTCACCATCACCGTCATCGAAGCCGGGCTCGTGCTGTGCGGCGTCCGTGACACGCTGCAGGCGGTGATTCTCGGCGGTGTCATCGTGCTGACAGTACTCATCGATCAGGTGCGCAAGGCGCGCCAGTGA
- a CDS encoding beta-L-arabinofuranosidase domain-containing protein — MSTKTKAPLAASILLIALCPWAGSQQNPDGLARVGTAKVQDTFVPLPPGDVKFTGGLLGARYDVNERNRLLRVDEQDLLGAFENRDGTHQVWQGEHVGKFLHAATLVWATTGDNALKAKIDRVAARLIHTQEKDGYLGTYPPAQRWTAWDVWAHKYDLLGLLTYYQYTHSKSALEASRRVGDLLVRTFGPGKRDINKAGEHMGMASCSVIEPMLLLYRATGDGRYLTFAKYIVANYDAPGGPTVVSSLQKFGRVDKVGNGKAYEMLSNFNGLIEMHRVTQDGALRRDAISAWSDIVANRRYVTGTASAGEYFRDDHVLPNGESSNVGEVCVTVTWEQMNLQLLRLTGDPAYADQMELTIYNHLLAAQKPTGEAWSYYTPLEGRKAYSPNTTCCLSSGARGVALLPSIAAMKSADGGLVINLYNSSTIRTRLPCGTVAVRQETDYPVSGGVRLTVNPETPGAFPLRLRIPSWARGTSVTVNGRPLAAARVRPGSYAVVNRRWKRGDSVSLNLPMPARLIRGDHGNDGLEAVMRGPVVYAVDTAQNGNIRMLKQVALAADNASQLKATATVSKALGSQIALRTPGSVAGANRDLNLIPFSFAGQDGASRYAVWIARPGHAQLHGGSGSLFYAAKVSVSRIGNQVADIADDDVTTRSVTWNDAMADEDWYALTLPKAVRIGRATYAHGAVYNNGGWFDASAGKPRIQVRTEANGPWITVATLDSYPDTTATDNAHLTEGQKFSVAFPPVDAVAIRVVGRPACGDQPRQAFSSCAELQAFAP, encoded by the coding sequence ATGTCGACGAAGACAAAGGCGCCACTGGCCGCATCGATCCTCCTGATTGCATTGTGCCCGTGGGCCGGATCGCAACAGAACCCCGACGGGCTGGCCCGCGTGGGCACGGCGAAGGTACAGGACACGTTCGTTCCGCTCCCTCCGGGGGATGTGAAATTCACAGGCGGCCTTCTGGGCGCCCGCTACGACGTCAACGAACGCAATCGTCTTCTGCGCGTAGACGAACAGGATCTCCTGGGCGCGTTCGAAAACCGCGACGGCACACACCAGGTATGGCAGGGCGAACACGTGGGCAAATTCCTGCACGCCGCCACACTGGTCTGGGCAACTACCGGAGACAATGCGCTAAAGGCGAAGATCGACCGAGTTGCCGCGCGCCTGATCCACACGCAGGAAAAGGACGGCTACCTCGGAACGTATCCGCCCGCGCAGCGATGGACCGCATGGGACGTCTGGGCGCACAAATACGACCTCCTCGGCCTCCTCACTTACTACCAGTACACCCACAGCAAATCGGCCCTGGAGGCCAGCCGCCGCGTGGGCGACCTCCTGGTGCGCACTTTCGGGCCGGGCAAGCGGGACATCAACAAAGCCGGCGAGCACATGGGTATGGCTTCGTGCAGCGTGATTGAGCCCATGCTGCTTCTCTACCGGGCCACCGGAGACGGCCGTTATCTCACCTTCGCGAAGTACATCGTTGCCAATTATGATGCGCCCGGGGGCCCCACTGTTGTCTCCTCATTGCAGAAATTCGGTCGGGTGGACAAAGTGGGAAACGGCAAAGCCTACGAAATGCTCTCCAACTTCAACGGGCTCATCGAAATGCACCGCGTTACGCAGGACGGCGCGCTCCGGCGTGACGCGATCTCGGCCTGGAGCGACATCGTGGCGAATCGGCGGTATGTTACCGGCACCGCCTCGGCCGGAGAGTACTTCCGGGACGACCATGTGCTCCCCAATGGCGAGAGCTCCAACGTTGGCGAGGTGTGCGTCACCGTCACATGGGAGCAGATGAACCTGCAGCTCCTGCGGCTCACGGGTGATCCCGCCTACGCCGACCAGATGGAATTGACGATCTACAACCACCTCCTGGCCGCTCAGAAGCCCACAGGCGAGGCGTGGTCGTACTACACACCCCTGGAAGGCCGGAAGGCATACAGCCCGAACACCACCTGCTGCCTGTCCAGCGGGGCGCGCGGAGTGGCGCTCCTGCCCTCGATCGCCGCCATGAAGAGTGCGGACGGCGGTCTCGTCATCAACCTTTACAATTCGTCGACCATCCGGACGCGTCTGCCCTGCGGCACGGTTGCCGTGCGGCAGGAAACCGATTATCCCGTCTCCGGCGGCGTCCGGCTGACCGTGAATCCGGAGACGCCGGGAGCATTCCCGCTGCGCCTGCGTATCCCGTCCTGGGCGCGCGGTACATCGGTCACGGTAAACGGCCGCCCGCTGGCCGCCGCGAGGGTCCGCCCGGGCTCGTATGCGGTCGTCAATCGCCGCTGGAAGCGCGGCGACAGCGTATCGCTCAATCTGCCGATGCCGGCCCGGTTGATCAGGGGAGACCATGGCAACGACGGGCTCGAGGCCGTTATGCGGGGTCCCGTGGTCTATGCCGTGGACACCGCGCAGAACGGTAACATCCGCATGCTGAAGCAGGTGGCGCTGGCGGCGGACAACGCGTCCCAACTCAAAGCGACCGCCACCGTGTCGAAGGCGTTGGGCAGCCAGATCGCCCTTCGCACGCCCGGCAGCGTCGCGGGCGCCAACCGTGACCTCAACCTCATCCCATTCTCTTTCGCCGGACAGGATGGCGCCAGCCGGTATGCCGTCTGGATTGCGCGCCCCGGACATGCCCAGCTTCACGGCGGGTCCGGATCCCTGTTCTACGCGGCCAAAGTGTCGGTCTCGCGGATCGGCAATCAGGTTGCCGATATCGCGGACGACGATGTGACCACCCGATCGGTCACGTGGAATGACGCCATGGCGGACGAAGACTGGTATGCGCTCACCCTGCCGAAAGCGGTTCGCATCGGCCGCGCCACTTACGCCCACGGCGCCGTGTACAACAACGGCGGGTGGTTCGATGCATCCGCCGGCAAACCCCGAATCCAGGTCCGGACAGAGGCCAACGGGCCGTGGATTACCGTGGCTACGCTGGATTCCTATCCGGACACCACGGCGACCGACAACGCGCACCTGACTGAAGGGCAGAAATTCTCCGTGGCGTTTCCGCCGGTGGATGCCGTTGCAATCCGCGTGGTGGGACGCCCGGCATGTGGAGACCAGCCCAGGCAGGCATTCAGCAGTTGCGCGGAATTACAGGCGTTCGCGCCCTGA